In the Pectinatus sottacetonis genome, TTAACATAGTAAACTATTGCTATCAGTTCAATAATTTGCTATTATGACATTGTGTTAAACTTAATTATTTTGTAAGATTTTATAGGAGAATAAACATGCGCCAAACAGTATTAAAATCAATATGGATAACATTTATTTTATTACTTATCTTTGTTACAACGACAGCAGCTGCCAGCAAAGAAAAACAACGAGCAGAACTACGTCAAAAAACAACATCAACCTTAAAAATGCTCTATGAAAAACAACCCAGTGCAAAATATGCCATTGAACATGCAGCCGGCTATGCTGTATTTAATAACACGGGTTTTAAGTTAGGAATTCTCGGCGGTTCACATGGTAGAGGAATGGCTGTCAATAACAGGACCGGCCAGGAAATATTTATGAAAATGCAGGAATATCAGGCAGGATTGGGATTGGGTATAAAAGAATATGCTGTTGTCTTTGTATTTGCAAACGAAAATGCATGGACTTCATTTGTAGAAAAAGGCTGGTCTTTTGGTGCTCAGGCAACAGCCGCAGCTAGTGACGGAGTAACCGGAGATTCTCTGGATGGCGCCGTAATGGTGTCACCAGGTGTATGGGTATATCAAATGACTACAAAAGGATTAGCCGCAGAATTAGCCGTGAAGGGAACAAATTATTACAAAGACAAAGAATTAAATTAAAAAACAACTGATATTTACAGCGTCTGCCTTAATCGGCAGGCGCTGATTTAATTTTTATTTATTCTGTTTATCTAAAAAGTTCTGTATTATATAAGTTTTATATGACCGGACCAAGACAATGAATATCAATAGCGCTAAAATACTGTACGGCCTCATTTTTAGTTAATTCACCATTAAGGACACGGAGCATTTTTTTAAAAACTTCTTCCCCGACCTGCTCAATAGTTTTTGCCCCGGTAATTATCCGTCCGGCATTAATATCCATATCATTCTTCATTCTTTCATAAGTATTAGGATTACCACATATTTTTATTACCGGCATACTAGGAAATCCCTGCGGCGCACCACGCCCTGTAGAAAAAAGCATAAACTGCGCTCCGGTAGCAGCCATTCCTGTAAGTATTTCCGGTTCACGTCCCGGTGTATCCTTTATCCACAGGCCCTTTTGTGTAGTAATATATTCTGGATATTCTAAAACCCCTTGAATTGGGCGGGTGCCACTTTTTACAATTGCCCCCAAGCTTTTTTCTTCAATACTAGATAATCCTCCGGCAATATTTCCAGGTGTAGGCTGTCCTTTGCGCATATCACAACCAATACTTTTCGCTCTCGCTTCCATCTCGTTTACCTTTTGAATTATTTTATCACCAACAGTCTTATTCACCGCACGTTTAGCTAATAAATGTTCTCCGCCAATAAATTCCGTAGTTTCGCCAAAAACGATTGTTGCCCCAAGATCAATAATCTTATCAGCTATATAGCCAATCACACAATTTGATGCCATTCCACTGGTCGCATCGGATGCCCCGCATTTTATTGACATAACAACATTTGCTATATCTACCGGTTCCCTTTGCAGCCCAGATATTTTGATAGCCAAATTACGCGCAATATCGGTTCCTTTCTGAATAGAATTACTGACACCCCCTAATTCCTGTATGTGAATAATCTCTATAGGTTTTCCTGTTTTTTTTAATTCTTCATAGATCCGCTGGTGATTTGTTCCTTCACAGCCAAGACTGACTAATAATACTGCACCTACATTAGGACTTTTGCCAATACTTATCAGTGTATCAGTCACACGCGTTAAATCCGGCGGCATTTGGCAGCACCCTTGGTGATGCAGATAAACAACTGTCCCTTGCACTTGTCG is a window encoding:
- a CDS encoding lipid-binding SYLF domain-containing protein, encoding MRQTVLKSIWITFILLLIFVTTTAAASKEKQRAELRQKTTSTLKMLYEKQPSAKYAIEHAAGYAVFNNTGFKLGILGGSHGRGMAVNNRTGQEIFMKMQEYQAGLGLGIKEYAVVFVFANENAWTSFVEKGWSFGAQATAAASDGVTGDSLDGAVMVSPGVWVYQMTTKGLAAELAVKGTNYYKDKELN
- a CDS encoding UxaA family hydrolase, with protein sequence MGYLRPDGKAGARNFVGIIPTVTCANDVAQAICRQVQGTVVYLHHQGCCQMPPDLTRVTDTLISIGKSPNVGAVLLVSLGCEGTNHQRIYEELKKTGKPIEIIHIQELGGVSNSIQKGTDIARNLAIKISGLQREPVDIANVVMSIKCGASDATSGMASNCVIGYIADKIIDLGATIVFGETTEFIGGEHLLAKRAVNKTVGDKIIQKVNEMEARAKSIGCDMRKGQPTPGNIAGGLSSIEEKSLGAIVKSGTRPIQGVLEYPEYITTQKGLWIKDTPGREPEILTGMAATGAQFMLFSTGRGAPQGFPSMPVIKICGNPNTYERMKNDMDINAGRIITGAKTIEQVGEEVFKKMLRVLNGELTKNEAVQYFSAIDIHCLGPVI